In a single window of the Arachis hypogaea cultivar Tifrunner chromosome 6, arahy.Tifrunner.gnm2.J5K5, whole genome shotgun sequence genome:
- the LOC112696921 gene encoding uncharacterized protein: MIKLIASYNDEVVKAVLENALYNARYTSHQIQKEILHILSNKVRKHICEKIRNSKFCIVVDKARDESKREQMALVLRFVDIHGFIQERFLDLVHVKDTISLTLKQELCGILSRHGLDVSNIRGQGYDGASNMKGEWNGLQALFLKDCPYAYYIHCFAHRLQLALVAASREVIPVHQFFSKLTFIVNIICSSSKRHDESHAAKKDEIVHLLEIDELETGKGANQIGTLRRAGDTRWISHFSSVCSLINMYGETLTVLQKFIVDGSTYSQRGDADSAYNTLTSFEFVLILHLIKDIMGITDILCQALQKQSQDIVNAVQLVHSTKTLIQSMRDDRWEELLKNVKSFCEQHDILIPDLIASYVARQGRSRHQKDHITVEHYFRVEIFLVIIDKQLQELNSRFNDQAMDLLSLSSTLMPKDAYKNFDIAKISTLVDSYYPEDFTEQEKINLPFQLQHFILDACQHP, from the coding sequence ATGATAAAACTCATAGCATCTTACAATGATGAAGTTGTAAAAGCTGTGTTAGAAAATGCTCTATATAATGCTAGATATACttcacatcaaattcaaaaagaaataTTGCATATTCTCTCAAATAAGGTGAGAAAGCATATTTGTGAGAAAATTCGAAATTCCAAATTTTGCATTGTAGTAGATAAAGCTCGTGATGAATCCAAAAGAGAACAAATGGCACTTGTTTTGAGATTTGTTGATATACATGGTTTTATTCAAGAGCGTTTTCTTGATCTTGTACATGTCAAAGATACTATATCATTAACTCTGAAACAAGAATTGTGCGGCATTCTTTCTCGACATGGTCTTGATGTCTCTAATATTCGTGGTCAAGGATATGATGGCGCCAGCAACATGAAAGGGGAATGGAATGGGTTACAAGCATTATTCTTAAAAGATTGCCCTTATGCTTACTATATCCACTGTTTTGCTCATCGATTACAACTTGCATTAGTTGCTGCATCAAGAGAAGTTATTCCTGTGCATCAGTTTTTTTCAAAATTGACTTTCATCGTCAACATCATTTGTTCTTCTAGTAAGCGACATGATGAGTCACATGCTGCCAAAAAAGATGAAATTGTCCATTTATTAGAAATTGATGAGCTTGAAACAGGTAAAGGAGCAAATCAAATTGGTACTTTGAGACGAGCAGGTGATACTCGATGGATTTCTCATTTCTCTTCTGTTTGCAGTTTGATAAATATGTATGGTGAAACGTTGACTGTTTTACAAAAATTTATTGTTGATGGATCAACTTATTCTCAGCGTGGTGATGCAGATAGTGCTTACAATACCTTAACCTCATTTGAGTTTGTATTGATCTTGCATTTGATAAAAGATATTATGGGCATAACTGATATTCTTTGTCAAGCTTTACAAAAGCAGTCTCAAGACATAGTTAATGCTGTACAACTAGTTCATTCTACAAAAACACTTATCCAAAGCATGAGAGATGATAGATGGGAGGAATTATTAAAAAATGTGAAATCATTTTGTGAGCAACATGATATTCTAATTCCTGATTTAATTGCTTCTTATGTTGCAAGGCAAGGACGCTCGCGTCACCAAAAAGATCATATTACAGTTGAGCATTATTTTAGGGTGGAGATATTTTTAGTCATAATTGATAAGCAATTACAAGAGTTAAATAGCAGATTTAATGATCAAGCAATGGATCTACTAAGTCTGAGCTCTACTCTCATGCCTAAGGATGCttacaaaaattttgatattgcTAAGATTTCTACTCTTGTTGACAGCTACTATCCCGAAGACTTTACTGAACAAGAGAAGATTAATTTGCCTTTTCAGCTTCAACATTTTATTCTTGATGCTTGTCAGCATCCATAA